One Streptomyces drozdowiczii DNA segment encodes these proteins:
- the disA gene encoding DNA integrity scanning diadenylate cyclase DisA, whose translation MAASDRAASPGKSGQTTGNEALMRASLSAVAPGMALRDGLERILRGNTGGLIVLGMDKTVESMCTGGFVLDVEFTATRLRELAKLDGALILDKDMTKILRAGVQLVPDASIPTEETGTRHRTADRVSKQCNFPVVSVSQSMRLIALYVNGERRVLEESAAILSRANQALATLERYKLRLDEVAGTLSALEIEDLVTVRDVTAVAQRLEMVRRIATEIAEYVVELGTDGRLLSLQLDELIAGVEPERELVVRDYVPEPTAKRSRTVAEALTELDSLTHTELLELPVVARALGYSGSPETLDSAVSPRGFRLLAKVPRLPGAIIDRLVEHFGGLQKLLAASVDDLQTVDGVGEARARSVREGLSRLAESSILERYV comes from the coding sequence GTGGCAGCCAGCGACCGGGCAGCATCGCCCGGAAAGTCCGGCCAAACCACGGGCAACGAGGCGCTGATGCGCGCCTCGTTGAGCGCCGTCGCGCCCGGAATGGCCCTGCGGGACGGCCTGGAGCGCATTCTCCGCGGCAACACCGGGGGTCTGATCGTGCTCGGCATGGACAAGACCGTCGAGTCGATGTGCACGGGCGGCTTCGTGCTGGACGTGGAGTTCACCGCGACCCGGCTGCGGGAGCTGGCCAAGCTGGACGGCGCCCTGATCCTCGACAAGGACATGACCAAGATCCTGCGCGCCGGGGTGCAGCTGGTCCCGGACGCGTCGATCCCCACCGAGGAGACCGGCACCCGGCACCGCACGGCGGACCGGGTCTCCAAGCAGTGCAATTTCCCGGTCGTCTCGGTCTCCCAGTCGATGCGCCTGATCGCGCTGTACGTGAACGGGGAGCGGCGGGTCCTGGAGGAGTCGGCGGCGATCCTGTCCCGCGCCAACCAGGCCCTCGCGACGCTGGAGCGGTACAAGCTGCGGCTGGACGAGGTCGCCGGGACGCTCTCCGCGCTGGAGATCGAGGACCTGGTGACCGTCCGGGACGTGACGGCGGTGGCCCAGCGCCTGGAGATGGTCCGCCGGATCGCGACGGAGATCGCGGAGTACGTGGTGGAGCTCGGCACCGACGGGCGGCTGCTCTCGCTCCAGCTGGACGAGCTGATCGCGGGCGTGGAGCCGGAACGCGAGCTGGTCGTGCGGGACTACGTGCCGGAGCCGACCGCGAAGCGCTCGCGCACGGTGGCGGAGGCGCTGACCGAGCTGGACTCGCTGACCCACACCGAGCTGCTCGAACTCCCGGTGGTGGCGCGGGCGCTGGGCTACAGCGGTTCGCCCGAGACGCTGGACTCGGCGGTGTCGCCGCGCGGTTTCCGGCTGCTGGCGAAGGTGCCGCGGCTGCCGGGCGCGATCATCGACCGGCTCGTGGAGCACTTCGGCGGTCTGCAGAAGCTGCTCGCGGCGAGCGTGGACGACCTCCAGACGGTGGACGGGGTCGGCGAGGCCCGGGCGCGCAGCGTGCGCGAGGGCCTGTCCCGGCTGGCCGAGTCGTCCATCCTCGAACGGTACGTGTAG